The Polaribacter sp. Q13 sequence GTTAGGTCATTTTCTTTTATCAAAGTGGTTATGTATTTTGCGAAACCATTTAAACGCCAAGTTTTATTAGTTATAAAATTATTTCCTGCTACATATACCTTCGTATCTGGATAATGATTTAAGATTAATGGTAAAGCTATAATCATTTGCTGCAAGCCCTTAATTGGATAATGTGCTTGACTTAAGAAAATTGAATGCTTCTGACATGTGGTTAATGCCCAATTTTGCCCATAAAATGATTCTCGAAGTGTTTCATTACAAAAATGATAGCTAATTTTAGGGTTTAATGCCCAAGCGTGAGTCCGATCCCACTGTGTACGGCCAATAATATGATTTACAGATTTAATTAATAGTTTTTCCTTTAATCCTCGCAATCGCATATTCTTTTGCTGTGTAAAAATACTATCAAAACGGATTCTATCCCGAAGTGTAATCATTTTTCTTAATATTTTTTCTGCAATACCTCCAAAATAGTAACGTTCGTATATACTCACCAACCCCTGAATAGAAACAACTACTCCATCATTGCCACATTCTTTAACATACGCTAAACCATGTGGGTATTCTGTTCCGTGTATATGAATAATATCTGGTAAAAAATTTTCTTTTACTAAACGCCAATATTTTTCTAATTCTTTATTGGGTAATAAAAAATAAGTAATATTACCTCTGTTCAATATCTTAAGATCTGAGCCATTATACAATGTTGCTACACTTAATTTTATTTTTTTATTTTCCTCTAACATACTTTTTGCTCCAGCGTACATCCAACCACCAACAACTGGTGAAGAGATCCCCAACTCTTTACAAACATCAGGAAACAAAGTATTAGTTATCCAAAGAACTTTCATAATTATTAACTCTTTATTGGTGAAGCATAATTTTTTAATTTCCAAAAAATAGGTTGAAAAAAATTAGCACGTTGTTTTATTGAGATAACAAAAGATTTTAGGAAAATATAAAAGCCATACTTTTCCTTAATATTTATGAGAAAGGTATAAATCCCTGCACCTTTTAGCCAATCTGAATGACCTATGCTAGAATAGAATCGTGCACGCCAAATAAATAGTTTCATCCTTTCAA is a genomic window containing:
- a CDS encoding glycosyltransferase family 4 protein → MKVLWITNTLFPDVCKELGISSPVVGGWMYAGAKSMLEENKKIKLSVATLYNGSDLKILNRGNITYFLLPNKELEKYWRLVKENFLPDIIHIHGTEYPHGLAYVKECGNDGVVVSIQGLVSIYERYYFGGIAEKILRKMITLRDRIRFDSIFTQQKNMRLRGLKEKLLIKSVNHIIGRTQWDRTHAWALNPKISYHFCNETLRESFYGQNWALTTCQKHSIFLSQAHYPIKGLQQMIIALPLILNHYPDTKVYVAGNNFITNKTWRLNGFAKYITTLIKENDLTDHIIFTGLLSEAEMCKRYLKSNVFVCPSSIENSPNSVGEAQLLGVPCVASYVGGTPDMITHGESGLLYRFEEVEMLAKSVCDIFSDDEFTSKLSVNGKKAAVLRHNGKHNAQRLNAIYQTVCKKL